A single region of the Aeromicrobium chenweiae genome encodes:
- a CDS encoding TenA family transcriptional regulator gives MTELLSHEDFRAALEDAIKGREASNASFSKAWADGKLERRHFARWAENHFNYVGPFADYLAYIYANTPDHMTDAKDFLLQNMYEEELADIRHTDLLVRFGEVCGTTREAIEDPNTCNAVTRGLQAWCYATAMREHYVVATAALVVGLESQVPAIYTKQIVPLREVYKFTEDEIEFFDLHITSDVVHGERGYQIVLEGADTPYLQQRCLQFVRWGAEMRFSYTKALYDTYVAPDLQPVS, from the coding sequence ATGACCGAACTGCTCTCTCACGAAGATTTCCGCGCCGCACTCGAGGACGCGATCAAGGGCCGCGAGGCCTCCAACGCCTCGTTCAGCAAGGCCTGGGCCGATGGCAAGCTCGAACGTCGGCACTTTGCCCGCTGGGCCGAGAACCACTTCAACTATGTCGGACCGTTCGCGGACTACCTGGCGTACATCTACGCCAACACCCCGGACCACATGACCGACGCCAAGGACTTCCTCCTGCAGAACATGTATGAGGAGGAGCTCGCCGACATCCGGCACACCGACCTGCTGGTCCGCTTCGGCGAGGTCTGCGGGACGACCCGTGAGGCGATCGAGGACCCCAACACGTGCAACGCTGTCACCCGCGGACTCCAGGCATGGTGCTACGCGACCGCGATGCGGGAGCACTACGTCGTCGCGACCGCGGCGCTCGTGGTCGGGCTCGAGTCGCAGGTGCCCGCGATCTACACGAAGCAGATCGTCCCCCTCCGCGAGGTCTACAAGTTCACCGAGGACGAGATCGAGTTCTTCGACCTCCACATCACCTCCGACGTGGTGCACGGCGAGCGCGGCTACCAGATCGTGCTGGAGGGCGCCGACACGCCGTACCTGCAGCAGCGTTGCCTGCAGTTCGTGCGCTGGGGCGCGGAGATGCGCTTCAGCTACACCAAGGCTCTCTACGACACGTACGTCGCGCCCGACCTGCAGCCCGTCTCGTAG
- a CDS encoding Rieske (2Fe-2S) protein, whose protein sequence is MSDWHAVATIKDLAARKKKSVEVAGTPVALFYINGHVYAMNDICIHEQRQLSKGALLFGKVICPGHQWKFDPATGEPEDQDGCQPTYPVRTDDDGTIHVSLLPVKEQA, encoded by the coding sequence ATGTCCGACTGGCACGCCGTGGCGACCATCAAGGACCTCGCCGCTCGCAAGAAGAAGTCGGTCGAGGTGGCCGGCACCCCTGTCGCGCTGTTCTACATCAATGGTCACGTGTATGCGATGAACGACATCTGCATCCACGAGCAGCGACAGCTCAGCAAGGGCGCACTGCTGTTCGGCAAGGTCATCTGTCCCGGCCACCAGTGGAAGTTCGACCCCGCCACGGGTGAGCCGGAGGACCAGGACGGCTGCCAGCCGACATACCCGGTACGCACCGACGACGACGGCACGATCCACGTGAGCCTGCTGCCCGTGAAGGAGCAAGCATGA